From a region of the Paenibacillus sp. FSL R10-2734 genome:
- a CDS encoding glycosyl hydrolase family 28 protein: MNYLQVYEAPKNIPGREDYKVRVRQPEGEWHNLFIYEVKVDMHEVRSASMACFDLEGVAEVEITCLYTEVESVNIAPSSRNISFESRGRTIKFNLIGPQKLSIEINGDIFRNLHLFANPKEVDAPQPEDPNVLVLQPGIHRKPDLLRLLRNPVDGSSSETLKTLYFAPGTHYIEETVLPIPSDTTVYLAGGSALIGSLVCEGVRNVNIRGRGVIYLADFHRYSAFRGVRIAFSQSVKVEGITVIDPPHYSIFIGQSEGIEIENFKSFSTRGWSDGIDIMSSSDVTIQDVFMRNSDDCIAIYGSRWDFYGDTRNISVSDSILWADVAHPLMIGTHGDHKRNGDVIENIIFTNIDILNHHEPQENYWGALAINAGDRNKVSNVLYDNIRVERIEQGQLIDVRVVYNQDYNPEPGTSIRNITFRDISYSGEANPSRIYGFDEERAVEDVTFINLRVNGELINAPRAEHMAINPFAKNIVFVIEETIVE, translated from the coding sequence ATGAACTACTTACAAGTGTATGAAGCACCCAAAAATATACCGGGACGTGAGGATTATAAGGTTAGGGTACGACAGCCTGAAGGAGAATGGCATAACTTGTTTATTTACGAGGTTAAGGTAGATATGCACGAGGTTCGTTCAGCTTCTATGGCTTGTTTTGACCTAGAGGGTGTAGCAGAGGTGGAAATCACTTGCCTTTATACAGAAGTTGAGAGTGTGAACATCGCACCATCTTCACGTAATATCTCCTTCGAAAGTCGGGGGAGAACGATCAAATTTAACCTCATTGGTCCGCAGAAGCTTTCCATCGAAATCAACGGTGATATTTTCAGGAATCTACATCTGTTTGCGAATCCTAAAGAAGTGGACGCCCCTCAACCAGAAGATCCTAATGTTCTAGTATTGCAACCGGGTATTCATCGGAAACCAGATCTTCTACGATTACTAAGAAATCCAGTCGACGGTTCTTCTAGTGAGACACTAAAAACACTCTATTTCGCTCCAGGCACGCATTATATTGAAGAAACTGTACTTCCTATTCCGTCGGATACAACGGTATATCTTGCCGGGGGATCTGCGCTTATAGGATCTTTGGTGTGCGAGGGTGTTCGTAATGTAAACATTCGTGGTCGTGGAGTGATCTATCTTGCGGATTTCCATCGATACTCAGCATTTCGTGGGGTAAGAATCGCTTTCTCGCAATCTGTTAAAGTGGAAGGCATCACTGTTATTGACCCACCGCATTATAGTATTTTCATCGGGCAGTCTGAGGGGATTGAAATAGAGAATTTCAAATCGTTTAGCACTCGCGGTTGGTCTGATGGTATAGATATCATGTCTAGCTCTGATGTTACTATTCAGGATGTTTTTATGCGGAATTCCGATGATTGTATCGCAATCTATGGATCGAGATGGGATTTTTATGGGGACACACGTAACATCAGCGTAAGTGACTCCATCTTGTGGGCGGATGTTGCTCATCCACTGATGATCGGTACTCATGGTGACCATAAGCGGAACGGTGACGTAATTGAGAATATTATTTTTACCAATATTGATATCTTGAATCACCACGAGCCGCAAGAGAATTATTGGGGTGCACTGGCCATTAATGCTGGGGATCGAAATAAGGTAAGTAACGTTCTCTATGATAATATACGTGTTGAGCGTATTGAGCAGGGGCAATTAATTGATGTGCGCGTTGTCTATAACCAGGATTATAATCCAGAGCCTGGCACAAGCATTCGAAATATTACATTCCGCGATATCAGCTACAGCGGGGAGGCCAACCCTTCACGAATTTATGGATTTGATGAAGAAAGAGCAGTTGAAGATGTGACCTTCATCAATTTAAGGGTTAACGGTGAACTAATTAACGCCCCCCGAGCAGAGCATATGGCAATTAATCCTTTTGCGAAAAATATCGTGTTTGTCATTGAAGAAACTATAGTTGAATAA
- a CDS encoding AraC family transcriptional regulator translates to MKQLFEPVVFEEHKTLTWDYKIYEDRYYKGYYHWHQCCEIMFVHRGQGNVVVNQQMYDIRRGMLFFFQPYQLHRIYSEVSPECPFERSIFYIDPHVAENLLEGFSKRKTLFTALWQGGNSHCAFDLNERVEVVEWILDHYDYNNKGNLIEDTEDISMLLLQLLSSIGTEEHHMLQTGERRTLRYSEKIMAFIEEHYHEEINLDHLAEEIHLSKSYVSRIFHQETGGRLVDYLTARRIKQACRLLGTTDLPVEQIGITVGFPNASYFNQLFKKVLGTTPLKYRKYN, encoded by the coding sequence ATGAAACAGCTGTTCGAGCCTGTTGTTTTTGAAGAACATAAAACTTTGACTTGGGATTACAAAATATATGAAGACCGCTATTACAAAGGCTACTACCACTGGCATCAATGCTGTGAAATCATGTTCGTTCATCGCGGTCAGGGAAATGTTGTCGTCAATCAGCAAATGTATGATATCCGCCGGGGAATGTTATTCTTTTTCCAACCCTATCAATTGCATCGGATCTATTCTGAGGTCTCTCCTGAATGTCCATTTGAACGATCCATCTTCTACATTGATCCCCATGTTGCAGAAAATCTGCTGGAGGGCTTCTCGAAAAGAAAGACTCTATTTACAGCACTATGGCAAGGGGGGAATTCGCATTGCGCCTTTGATCTTAATGAACGCGTTGAGGTTGTGGAGTGGATTTTGGATCATTATGATTACAACAATAAGGGCAATTTGATAGAGGATACCGAAGATATTTCTATGCTCTTGCTTCAGCTGCTAAGCAGTATCGGGACCGAAGAGCATCATATGCTCCAAACCGGAGAAAGACGAACCCTGCGCTATTCTGAGAAAATCATGGCCTTCATCGAGGAGCATTATCATGAGGAGATTAATCTGGATCATTTGGCTGAAGAGATTCATTTGTCTAAGTCCTATGTCTCCAGAATCTTTCATCAAGAGACCGGTGGACGGCTCGTTGATTATCTGACTGCCCGGCGAATCAAACAGGCCTGCCGCTTGTTAGGGACGACAGACCTGCCAGTAGAGCAAATTGGGATAACTGTTGGTTTCCCAAATGCCTCTTATTTTAATCAATTGTTCAAAAAAGTCCTTGGGACCACTCCGCTAAAATACAGAAAGTATAATTAG
- a CDS encoding glycoside hydrolase family 43 protein — translation MTQMIINPVLTGFHPDPSFIRVGDDYYIATSTFEWFPGVEIHHSRDLVHWHSITRVLTEASQVDLRGNVSSGSIWAPALSYDQGVFYLLYTDVKSRKSVYKDLHNYLITATDIRGPWSEPVRLNGSGFDPFLFHDTDDTKWLLNMRWDFRKNHSNFSGIIMQEYDLETGKLTGPIHEIYKGTSIGVTEGPQLYQKDGYYYLLTAEGGTGINHMVTLARSRNLTGPYETDPDFPIMTTAHDLTYPFQQAGHGSLVETQNGEWYMAHLCTRPIPGTSTMNPLGRETAIQRCEWTEDGWLRLAHGGKLPALETEAPGLPLHTFEELPERDDFDGEALGFPYQSLRVPFEESWVSLKERPGFLRLRGRESLASLHDQSLVARPIQHFECSASTCLEFKPDSFMQMAGLVLYYDDTDYYYLRVTADEIRGISLGVVFCKAGKYDEISSMQISVKNWDRYYMKAEIHGRDLLFYASPDGVKWTAVCTPLDFGTLSDEYGGKLGFTGSYVGVCAQDLDQQAKQAYFDYFEYKAL, via the coding sequence ATGACTCAAATGATTATTAATCCAGTGTTGACTGGCTTTCATCCCGATCCATCTTTTATAAGAGTGGGTGATGATTATTATATTGCTACATCTACCTTTGAATGGTTTCCAGGAGTGGAAATCCATCATTCTAGAGATCTTGTACATTGGCATTCCATTACTCGAGTTCTGACTGAGGCATCTCAAGTGGACCTGCGTGGTAATGTAAGCTCTGGCTCCATTTGGGCGCCAGCGCTTTCGTATGATCAAGGCGTGTTCTACCTACTTTATACAGATGTGAAATCCCGCAAAAGTGTATATAAGGATCTACATAATTACCTGATTACGGCTACAGATATTAGAGGTCCGTGGAGTGAGCCTGTAAGACTAAACGGGAGCGGATTTGATCCCTTTTTGTTCCATGATACGGACGATACGAAATGGCTGCTTAACATGCGCTGGGATTTTCGCAAGAATCACAGTAACTTCTCTGGCATCATCATGCAGGAATATGATCTGGAGACCGGCAAACTGACTGGACCGATCCACGAAATATATAAAGGTACATCAATCGGAGTAACCGAAGGTCCGCAGTTGTATCAAAAGGATGGTTATTATTATCTCCTCACCGCCGAGGGGGGGACAGGCATCAATCATATGGTCACTTTGGCCAGAAGTCGAAATTTAACGGGTCCTTATGAGACCGATCCTGATTTCCCGATTATGACAACGGCGCATGATTTGACCTATCCATTTCAGCAGGCTGGACATGGATCGCTTGTGGAGACACAGAATGGCGAATGGTATATGGCTCATTTATGCACGCGTCCGATTCCAGGTACGTCCACTATGAATCCGCTGGGAAGGGAAACAGCTATTCAGCGCTGTGAATGGACAGAGGACGGCTGGCTTCGTCTGGCTCATGGGGGGAAGCTTCCTGCACTGGAGACGGAGGCTCCGGGACTCCCGTTGCACACTTTTGAAGAATTACCTGAGCGGGATGATTTTGATGGGGAAGCATTGGGCTTCCCTTATCAGAGCTTGCGTGTTCCCTTTGAAGAATCTTGGGTGAGTTTGAAGGAGCGTCCAGGATTTCTTCGTTTGCGAGGTAGGGAGTCTTTAGCTTCGTTGCATGATCAGAGTTTAGTGGCACGGCCGATTCAGCATTTTGAATGCTCGGCATCCACTTGTCTAGAATTCAAACCGGACAGCTTCATGCAAATGGCTGGACTGGTGCTCTATTATGATGACACTGATTACTATTATTTGCGTGTGACTGCTGATGAGATTCGAGGCATTAGTTTGGGTGTCGTGTTCTGCAAAGCGGGCAAATATGATGAGATTTCCTCCATGCAAATTTCAGTGAAGAATTGGGATCGATATTATATGAAGGCAGAAATTCATGGACGGGATCTCTTGTTCTATGCCTCGCCAGATGGCGTGAAATGGACAGCGGTATGCACCCCTCTCGACTTTGGCACGCTTTCAGACGAGTATGGTGGTAAGCTCGGATTTACAGGCTCTTATGTTGGCGTATGTGCTCAAGATCTGGATCAGCAAGCGAAGCAGGCTTATTTTGACTATTTCGAATATAAAGCGTTGTAG
- a CDS encoding DUF559 domain-containing protein, producing the protein MNFETAHVAFIQYHLQKRSGERKGRLERGHREAEKLFCRNVWWPLRLNFDDLHPEFEVLDWRGLSYFCDFAFITRYVKLVIEIKGFGPHVRDMDRHKYCNELNRETFLSAMGFQVISFAYDDVASRPELCITLLRMLLSRYQPESSPVSVEIVAEREIIRLAYMLVRPLRPIDVEIHLSINHRSAVRMLHSLSTKGVLSPVTGPEGKHIVKYELQHNAMQRL; encoded by the coding sequence ATGAACTTCGAAACGGCGCATGTTGCATTTATTCAATACCATTTACAGAAAAGATCAGGGGAACGCAAAGGTCGTTTAGAACGAGGACACAGAGAAGCTGAAAAACTATTTTGCCGTAACGTTTGGTGGCCTCTACGATTGAATTTTGACGATTTGCATCCAGAATTCGAAGTACTCGATTGGCGGGGTCTGTCCTATTTCTGTGACTTTGCTTTCATAACTCGGTATGTGAAATTAGTAATCGAAATCAAAGGATTTGGCCCGCATGTTCGAGATATGGACAGACATAAATACTGCAACGAACTGAACAGAGAAACCTTCTTATCTGCAATGGGATTTCAAGTCATTTCATTTGCATATGACGACGTCGCTAGTCGTCCCGAACTTTGCATAACGCTATTGCGAATGCTCCTTAGTCGCTATCAGCCAGAATCTTCCCCAGTTAGCGTGGAGATCGTGGCGGAACGGGAAATTATCCGACTTGCCTATATGCTTGTACGCCCGTTACGCCCCATCGATGTAGAGATTCATTTAAGCATAAATCATCGTTCGGCCGTTCGAATGCTACATTCGCTCAGCACTAAAGGGGTTCTCTCACCTGTAACTGGACCCGAAGGCAAACATATTGTGAAATATGAACTCCAACACAACGCGATGCAACGATTGTAG
- the zwf gene encoding glucose-6-phosphate dehydrogenase, which yields MESSTFVLFGATGDLAKRKIYPALYNLFLDGQISGPLSVIGLGRREVSNEAFRKQVLQSLQTFSRQPAVDSPQLQVFLEAFEYSVLDVGNTEDYLKLLEHVKCREQLFNIPENRMFYLSVGPEFFKEIAANIHSSGLGSTKGWKRLIIEKPFGTDLKSARELNDSLNAVFTEEEIFRIDHFLGKPMVQNLEVLKYSNPVLRALWKNRYIANVQITASETVGVEERAGYYDKAGALRDMFQNHMLQLMMMMAMQLPKGSTPEEIRGKKRYVMERLIPLSKDEVNKHVVRGQYAEGEIKGNSVAGYLDEPGIKQSSLNETFIAARLFIDDPLWNDVPFYVRTGKRMKEKSTRIVIEFKEPFNDSNNLNKGNDVPNLLIIEIGPNEAITLQLNTKDQLQKGKLEPVRATYEAGASDVPEAYENLIFDALRGDATFFAHWKEVELSWQWVTPIQEAMEEGLMPLHTYASGSYGPDAAMELLGEDRWWFDEADQETEVLGAQAEVAATQESIRPGA from the coding sequence GTGGAATCATCAACATTTGTGCTTTTTGGCGCTACAGGCGATTTGGCAAAACGTAAAATCTATCCTGCACTATATAACCTCTTTTTAGATGGTCAAATTTCAGGTCCTCTTTCCGTGATTGGATTAGGAAGAAGAGAAGTTTCGAACGAAGCCTTCCGTAAGCAAGTGCTACAATCCTTGCAGACTTTTTCTAGACAACCAGCGGTTGATTCTCCGCAATTGCAGGTGTTCTTGGAAGCTTTTGAATATAGTGTGTTGGACGTTGGGAATACAGAAGATTACTTGAAGCTGCTGGAGCATGTTAAATGCCGCGAGCAGTTGTTCAATATTCCGGAGAATCGGATGTTTTATTTATCGGTAGGTCCTGAGTTCTTCAAGGAAATCGCAGCTAATATTCACTCCAGCGGACTGGGTTCCACGAAGGGCTGGAAGCGTCTGATTATTGAGAAGCCTTTTGGCACAGATTTGAAATCAGCAAGAGAGCTGAATGATAGCTTGAATGCTGTATTTACTGAAGAAGAAATCTTCCGGATTGACCATTTCCTCGGTAAACCGATGGTGCAAAACTTGGAAGTCCTAAAGTATTCTAATCCTGTGCTAAGAGCATTGTGGAAAAATCGTTATATCGCGAATGTTCAAATTACGGCGAGTGAGACTGTCGGTGTCGAAGAACGGGCAGGCTATTACGATAAAGCTGGTGCACTTCGTGATATGTTCCAGAACCATATGCTGCAATTGATGATGATGATGGCAATGCAGCTTCCTAAAGGCAGTACACCTGAAGAGATTCGTGGTAAGAAAAGATATGTTATGGAGCGCCTCATTCCACTAAGCAAAGACGAGGTCAATAAACATGTTGTCCGCGGACAATATGCAGAGGGTGAGATTAAAGGAAATTCTGTTGCAGGTTACTTGGATGAGCCGGGAATTAAACAATCCTCGCTAAATGAGACGTTTATCGCAGCGCGTTTATTTATAGACGATCCGCTTTGGAATGATGTACCTTTCTATGTTCGTACCGGTAAGAGAATGAAGGAGAAATCCACACGTATTGTAATTGAGTTTAAAGAACCGTTTAATGATAGTAATAACTTGAATAAAGGAAACGATGTTCCGAATCTTTTGATTATCGAGATAGGTCCGAATGAAGCAATTACACTGCAGCTCAACACGAAAGATCAGCTGCAAAAAGGTAAGCTTGAGCCTGTCCGCGCTACTTATGAAGCTGGTGCTTCAGATGTTCCGGAAGCATACGAGAATCTAATCTTTGATGCGCTACGTGGAGATGCTACTTTCTTTGCTCATTGGAAAGAAGTTGAATTGTCTTGGCAGTGGGTTACACCTATCCAGGAAGCGATGGAAGAGGGTCTTATGCCACTTCACACGTATGCATCGGGTTCATATGGTCCAGATGCGGCGATGGAGCTATTGGGTGAAGATCGCTGGTGGTTCGATGAGGCAGATCAAGAGACAGAAGTTCTCGGTGCTCAGGCTGAAGTTGCAGCAACGCAGGAATCTATACGGCCAGGGGCGTAA
- the gnd gene encoding phosphogluconate dehydrogenase (NAD(+)-dependent, decarboxylating) — protein MKVGLVGLGKMGFNLGRNLLDHGHEVVAFDLNAPAVEEMKAKGANGAVTLTELVQQLETPRILWIMVPHQVVDSVIAELTPLLSKGDIVIEAGNSHYKESIRRYEQLKEHGISFMDAGTSGGMEGARNGACYMVGGDPEAWEVVEPIFRDTAVESGFLYAGKAGSGHFLKMVHNGIEYGMMAAIGEGFEVLEKSEFDFNFEEVARVWNHGSVIRSWLMELVERAFSKDAKLDEIKGIMHSSGEGRWTLETAFDLQAATPVIAMALLMRYRSLETDTFTGKVVAALRNEFGGHAVESK, from the coding sequence ATGAAAGTAGGATTAGTTGGGTTAGGAAAAATGGGCTTTAATCTAGGTCGGAATTTGCTCGATCATGGACATGAGGTTGTTGCATTTGATCTGAACGCACCTGCTGTGGAGGAAATGAAAGCAAAGGGCGCTAATGGAGCGGTAACACTTACGGAACTTGTACAACAACTGGAGACGCCTAGAATTTTATGGATCATGGTTCCGCATCAGGTTGTGGACTCTGTCATTGCTGAGCTTACACCTTTGTTATCTAAAGGAGATATCGTCATTGAAGCGGGTAATTCGCATTATAAGGAATCTATTCGCCGATATGAGCAATTGAAGGAACACGGAATCAGCTTCATGGATGCAGGTACGTCTGGAGGAATGGAAGGAGCGCGTAACGGCGCTTGTTACATGGTTGGTGGAGACCCTGAAGCTTGGGAGGTTGTAGAGCCAATCTTCCGTGATACGGCTGTGGAAAGCGGCTTTTTATATGCCGGCAAAGCAGGTAGTGGCCATTTTCTGAAAATGGTGCATAACGGTATTGAATACGGTATGATGGCTGCCATCGGTGAAGGCTTTGAGGTGCTGGAAAAGAGTGAGTTTGATTTCAACTTTGAGGAAGTCGCTCGAGTGTGGAATCATGGCTCGGTCATTCGTTCTTGGTTGATGGAACTGGTTGAACGTGCGTTCTCGAAAGACGCTAAACTGGACGAGATCAAAGGGATTATGCATTCCTCCGGTGAAGGCAGATGGACGCTCGAAACCGCATTCGATCTGCAAGCTGCAACTCCAGTTATTGCGATGGCGTTATTGATGCGCTACCGTTCACTCGAGACCGACACATTCACTGGCAAAGTAGTGGCTGCGCTACGAAATGAGTTTGGTGGACATGCTGTGGAATCCAAATAG
- a CDS encoding response regulator, with product MNTVKIVLIDDEINIREGLRRIINRAPAFQVVADFSDGREALTWLEGNRTDIVLSDIRMPEMDGIELCKIISRKWSQIKVILLTGHAEFNYAHAAIKAGVVDYILKPCAPAIILETLHRAAKTVAIPTEAIHTLQTDGENGDNARNFTLGIQTDNPWIRTALSYVATNYDKDLSVRDIADHVHLSTSYFSTLFKEETGHNVSHFIHIVRIERSKVLLTNLQYKSYEVAGQVGYKTFRHFNEIFKLITGQTPSEYRRSIG from the coding sequence ATGAATACAGTGAAAATCGTCCTCATTGATGACGAGATTAATATCCGCGAAGGTTTGCGTCGCATTATTAACCGTGCCCCAGCCTTTCAAGTGGTCGCCGATTTCTCAGACGGTCGAGAAGCATTAACATGGCTTGAGGGCAATAGGACGGATATTGTTCTGTCCGATATCCGTATGCCGGAGATGGATGGCATTGAGTTATGCAAAATCATCTCGCGTAAATGGTCACAAATTAAGGTCATTCTACTCACTGGACATGCAGAATTCAACTATGCTCATGCTGCAATTAAAGCAGGTGTCGTCGACTATATTCTCAAACCATGTGCTCCTGCGATCATTCTTGAGACCTTACATCGGGCTGCCAAAACAGTAGCTATCCCAACAGAGGCAATCCATACGCTTCAAACGGATGGTGAAAATGGCGACAATGCGAGGAACTTCACCTTAGGGATTCAAACGGATAATCCATGGATCAGAACGGCACTCTCTTATGTTGCAACGAACTATGACAAGGACCTCTCCGTCCGTGATATTGCAGACCATGTTCATTTAAGCACCTCGTATTTCAGTACGTTATTCAAAGAGGAAACGGGACATAATGTAAGTCATTTCATTCATATCGTACGTATCGAACGAAGTAAGGTATTACTCACGAACCTACAATACAAAAGTTATGAAGTAGCTGGACAGGTGGGTTATAAGACGTTTCGCCATTTCAACGAAATCTTCAAGCTGATCACAGGTCAGACACCATCAGAGTATCGTCGGTCCATCGGATAG
- a CDS encoding histidine kinase, protein MNRHFKSGLPWMHLRHQLSLAGIALVLVSLIIMTYATIEQSSRTIEHNTYRYINLALEQANRNLRSFLQLAHDTTNNAISNKTLQKSLIEAKKNGSLNPQSFSSIRDSLNIAFVDTNVVSYMELHTLQLDSTISSGICFQEIMSDTMQHAAKTLEGASYWSITEEPLCQISTPYTLTGTREVVNIQNPSEIIGYLSYTINLNKFNDIFQGDNNSPLTSMMIINEKGEPILNHLSDDKSNLIKQLFIERPTAYEELRKNHSLISENYLLTSYEDDRTHWLLVAITPKKEITQGLNQIYYTSLWVGLGLILLTIISSTLFASFLTRPIRDIISKMKTVAFGNFKVKVAQKRFFNLESEQLALHFTYMVENFRYLVQEVYEKQDLERKATLKALQAQVNPHFLYNTLDNIFWGLESEGGSKTSQVILDLSQMLRYALNPNNPMTTLEDELLHIKRYISIIQYRYPGRFETYIQVPDDILACSIPRLLIQPIIENAITYGIEPKKLAKELTIVATRDQEVVTLVISDDGAGITEEKLKLLLKKKRSPAEQNGDKGLGLLNVHDRLRLHYGELFGVQIQSELGIGTQITMTFPIQYGKDH, encoded by the coding sequence ATGAATAGACACTTTAAATCAGGGTTACCTTGGATGCATTTGAGGCATCAGCTTTCCTTAGCCGGTATTGCATTAGTACTCGTATCATTGATCATCATGACCTACGCCACTATCGAGCAATCTTCACGAACGATTGAACATAACACTTACCGTTATATTAATCTGGCACTGGAACAGGCCAACCGGAACCTTAGGAGCTTTCTCCAACTTGCTCATGATACGACGAATAATGCCATCTCGAATAAAACACTACAAAAATCATTAATAGAAGCGAAAAAAAATGGTAGTCTAAATCCTCAGTCCTTCAGCTCGATCCGCGATTCACTTAACATTGCATTTGTGGATACGAATGTTGTCTCTTATATGGAGTTACATACTCTTCAACTAGACTCAACTATATCCTCCGGGATATGCTTTCAGGAAATTATGTCTGATACGATGCAACATGCTGCAAAGACTCTTGAAGGTGCATCCTATTGGTCCATTACAGAGGAACCCTTGTGTCAGATCAGCACACCGTACACGTTGACAGGGACGAGAGAAGTCGTCAATATACAGAATCCTAGCGAAATTATTGGCTATCTCTCCTACACGATTAATTTAAATAAATTTAATGATATATTTCAGGGAGATAATAATTCTCCACTTACTTCGATGATGATAATCAATGAAAAGGGAGAACCGATTCTCAACCATTTAAGCGATGACAAAAGCAACCTTATAAAACAATTATTTATAGAGCGTCCTACCGCATATGAGGAACTCCGCAAAAACCACAGTTTAATAAGTGAGAATTACTTGCTCACTTCCTATGAAGATGACAGAACGCACTGGCTCCTTGTAGCCATCACACCGAAGAAAGAAATTACGCAAGGATTAAATCAAATCTATTACACCAGTCTTTGGGTGGGACTTGGGCTTATTCTATTAACTATTATTAGTTCGACACTATTCGCATCGTTCTTAACCCGCCCGATTCGCGATATTATTAGTAAAATGAAAACGGTCGCCTTTGGTAATTTCAAAGTAAAAGTCGCACAGAAACGTTTCTTCAATCTGGAGAGCGAGCAATTAGCACTGCATTTCACATATATGGTCGAGAACTTCCGGTATTTAGTACAAGAGGTCTACGAGAAACAGGACTTAGAACGTAAAGCAACACTAAAAGCGCTGCAAGCTCAAGTAAACCCACATTTTTTATATAACACTTTGGATAATATCTTCTGGGGGTTAGAATCCGAGGGTGGCTCCAAGACATCACAGGTCATTCTAGATCTCTCACAAATGCTACGTTATGCCCTGAATCCCAATAACCCCATGACTACGTTAGAAGATGAACTATTGCATATCAAAAGATACATATCCATCATTCAATATCGTTATCCAGGACGATTTGAAACTTATATTCAAGTACCTGATGACATTCTTGCCTGCAGCATCCCACGTCTTTTGATTCAACCTATTATCGAGAATGCTATAACTTACGGGATTGAGCCGAAGAAGTTAGCTAAAGAGCTAACCATTGTGGCTACACGTGATCAGGAAGTGGTGACACTCGTGATCTCTGATGATGGTGCTGGAATTACAGAAGAGAAATTGAAGCTTCTTCTAAAAAAGAAACGTTCGCCAGCTGAACAAAATGGTGACAAAGGCCTTGGATTACTTAATGTACATGATCGTCTTCGTCTGCACTACGGTGAGCTATTTGGAGTACAAATACAAAGTGAGCTTGGAATTGGCACGCAAATCACGATGACATTTCCCATCCAATATGGAAAGGACCATTAA